The following proteins are encoded in a genomic region of Arachis stenosperma cultivar V10309 chromosome 4, arast.V10309.gnm1.PFL2, whole genome shotgun sequence:
- the LOC130975046 gene encoding uncharacterized protein LOC130975046 — protein sequence MGFEKAGAERKMQLQELKNIHLEAYDNSRLYKEKMKAVHDKHVKRREFRPGKLVLLYNSRLRLMPGKLRSRWEGPYRVETAKPYGVFHLSHPSSSNLIKVNGHRLKLYHGEKMKDNKELEVFLLEDAPIEVD from the coding sequence ATGGGATTTGAGAAGGCCGGAGCTGAAAGAAAAATGCAACTACAAGAATTAAAGAACATTCACCTAGAAGCATACGATAACTCCAGGCTATACAAAGAAAAGATGAAGGCTGTGCATGATAAGCACGTTAAAAGGAGAGAGTTCAGACCTGGGAAATTAGTTCTTCTTTACAACTCAAGgctgaggctcatgccaggtAAGCTGAGATCAAGGTGGGAAGGACCCTATAGAGTAGAGACGGCAAAGCCATATGGAGTCTTCCACCTGAGCCATCCTTCAAGTTCCAATCTCATTAAGGTCAATGGACATCGCTTAAAGCTGTATCATGGTGAGAAGATGAAGGACAATAAAGAGCTAGAGGTTTTCCTCTTGGAGGACGCACCAATAGAAGTAGATTAA